In one Mycobacterium sp. NBC_00419 genomic region, the following are encoded:
- a CDS encoding type II secretion system F family protein codes for MITAAMLLAAALLTGAGPLLVRHRAGLPVERRRRLRRRDRGRDPLAAASALDVLAVCLAAGMSVPAAAVATAPSAPPQLAAVLRRAADLLALGAGADVAWSIPKGASDGVGDSLARLARRSAASGSALAQGVAELAEQSRQDATHAAAAAAERASVLIAGPLGLCFLPAFICLGIVPVVAGLAGDVFSTGIL; via the coding sequence ATGATCACCGCGGCAATGCTTCTGGCAGCGGCACTGCTGACCGGAGCGGGCCCGCTGCTGGTCCGGCACCGCGCAGGATTGCCCGTCGAACGCCGCAGGCGCCTCCGGCGTCGCGACCGGGGCCGTGATCCGCTCGCTGCCGCCTCGGCGCTGGACGTACTGGCGGTGTGCCTCGCGGCGGGCATGTCGGTTCCTGCCGCTGCCGTGGCCACCGCACCGTCGGCGCCTCCTCAACTCGCCGCGGTCCTGCGCCGTGCCGCCGACCTTCTCGCACTCGGCGCGGGGGCCGATGTGGCGTGGTCGATCCCGAAGGGTGCGTCTGACGGTGTGGGTGACTCGTTGGCGCGACTTGCCCGGCGGTCGGCGGCCTCCGGCAGTGCACTGGCCCAGGGGGTCGCAGAACTGGCTGAGCAGTCCCGCCAGGACGCCACCCATGCCGCTGCGGCCGCTGCCGAACGGGCTTCGGTGCTGATCGCCGGCCCGCTGGGTCTGTGCTTCCTGCCCGCATTCATCTGCCTGGGCATCGTGCCTGTGGTGGCCGGCCTGGCCGGTGACGTGTTCTCGACGGGAATACTGTGA
- a CDS encoding S1 family peptidase, with protein MTTARKRVMAGAAVLAVGALFVSPASTAGADDKVPIGGGAGIVVNGDTYCTLTAIGNDKSGALIGFTSAHCGGPGAQVTSEASEGSGVIGTMVAGNDGLDYAVIRFDPAKVTPVANYNGFLIDGIGPDPDFGQVACKLGRTTGYSCGVTWGPGQDPGTILNQVCGQPGDSGAPVTVNNKLVGMIHGAFSDALPTCVIKYIPLHTPAVTMSINSVLGDIAAKDRPGAGFVPTPNMAPAPAA; from the coding sequence GTGACGACCGCACGCAAGCGGGTGATGGCGGGGGCTGCGGTCCTGGCCGTCGGCGCACTGTTCGTCAGCCCCGCGTCCACTGCAGGCGCCGACGACAAAGTCCCGATCGGTGGCGGTGCGGGCATCGTCGTCAACGGCGACACCTACTGCACATTGACCGCGATCGGTAACGACAAGAGCGGCGCCCTGATCGGCTTCACCTCCGCGCACTGCGGCGGACCCGGTGCACAGGTGACCTCCGAAGCCAGCGAGGGCAGCGGGGTGATCGGCACCATGGTCGCCGGCAACGACGGCCTCGACTACGCCGTGATCCGATTCGACCCCGCCAAGGTCACACCGGTGGCCAACTACAACGGATTCCTGATCGACGGCATCGGGCCCGACCCCGATTTCGGTCAGGTGGCCTGCAAGCTCGGTCGCACCACCGGCTACTCCTGCGGTGTCACCTGGGGGCCGGGCCAGGACCCCGGCACCATCCTCAACCAGGTGTGCGGTCAGCCCGGTGACTCCGGCGCACCGGTGACGGTCAACAACAAGCTCGTCGGCATGATCCACGGCGCGTTCAGCGATGCGCTGCCGACATGCGTCATCAAGTACATCCCGCTGCACACCCCGGCGGTCACCATGTCGATCAACTCGGTCCTCGGCGACATCGCGGCCAAGGATCGTCCAGGTGCCGGCTTCGTGCCGACGCCGAACATGGCGCCGGCACCGGCCGCCTGA
- a CDS encoding type II secretion system F family protein, which produces MLLAAALVTAPAPARSRIGLSSARVAVKLPLLAALVGVAVLLLPPAVVLATAILAATVVARRRRLLRARQRHHDGQALAAALEVLVGELRVGAHPVRALAVAASECDGAIGGSLRAVAARAGLGADVAGGMRAVAAQSTVAEQWGRLAVCWQLAAEHGLAMSALMRAAQRDIVERQRFTARVEAGLAGARATAVILAGLPVLGMLLGQLIGAQPIAFLAGGGVGGLLLVAGVVLICLGLLWADRITERTLT; this is translated from the coding sequence ATGCTCTTGGCGGCGGCACTGGTGACTGCACCCGCACCGGCGCGCAGTCGGATCGGCCTGTCGAGTGCGCGCGTGGCCGTGAAACTCCCGTTGCTCGCCGCCCTCGTCGGCGTCGCGGTGCTCCTGCTGCCGCCCGCGGTGGTGCTGGCCACCGCCATCCTGGCGGCAACGGTGGTCGCACGTCGGCGGCGGCTGCTCCGGGCACGGCAACGCCACCATGACGGGCAGGCGCTGGCCGCGGCCCTGGAGGTCCTCGTCGGCGAACTGCGTGTCGGCGCGCATCCGGTGCGCGCCCTCGCCGTCGCGGCGTCCGAGTGCGACGGTGCGATCGGTGGATCGCTGCGCGCGGTCGCGGCCCGGGCGGGCCTGGGCGCTGACGTCGCCGGCGGGATGCGCGCGGTGGCGGCGCAGTCAACGGTCGCCGAGCAGTGGGGCCGGCTCGCGGTGTGCTGGCAGCTCGCTGCCGAGCACGGGCTGGCGATGTCAGCGCTGATGCGGGCGGCCCAACGCGACATCGTCGAGCGGCAGCGGTTCACCGCGCGCGTCGAGGCGGGATTGGCCGGAGCCCGCGCCACCGCAGTCATCCTTGCCGGGCTACCGGTCCTCGGCATGCTGCTGGGTCAGCTGATCGGGGCGCAGCCCATCGCCTTCCTGGCCGGCGGTGGGGTCGGCGGCCTGCTCCTGGTAGCCGGCGTCGTGCTGATCTGCCTCGGTCTGTTGTGGGCAGATCGCATCACCGAACGGACGCTGACATGA
- a CDS encoding PAS domain-containing protein — protein MNHDWLLVETLGSEPVVVAQGRQMKNLVPITAFLRRNPHLAAIQTAITETVSTGTSLASITPKSDRVIRTEAVQMSDGKVHGVHVWIGPADAEPPERPIPGPLKWDMTTGEATDTVESLTNAGMDPSEERTHGRAFVEDLPSRDLNRDEARVLALAVDPGPGRTYCTSWDFTDKQGGRRRVGFVARTAMEPTEDGAEHLIARAMNLVGELDPSEAPTDLLAQRILKGLSQPGVYRAIVDLGSWNLLKWLDDPCPHYDWRQGVQFHPADKGQLEPMAKEFETGSTSRVLRLPGVEEGWVPMHVSVNRVELDNGIFAGLITLRLPTDAELSEAKLLTADDVTT, from the coding sequence ATGAACCACGACTGGCTGCTGGTGGAGACACTCGGCTCCGAGCCCGTCGTCGTCGCGCAGGGCCGCCAGATGAAGAACCTCGTGCCGATCACCGCGTTTCTGCGACGGAACCCGCACCTCGCCGCGATCCAGACCGCCATCACCGAGACGGTCTCCACCGGCACGAGCCTTGCGAGCATCACCCCGAAGAGCGACCGGGTCATCCGCACCGAGGCTGTCCAGATGTCCGACGGCAAGGTGCACGGCGTGCACGTGTGGATCGGACCGGCTGATGCCGAGCCCCCGGAACGGCCGATTCCCGGACCGCTGAAGTGGGACATGACCACCGGGGAGGCGACTGACACCGTCGAGTCGCTGACCAACGCCGGAATGGACCCGTCCGAGGAACGCACCCACGGGCGGGCGTTCGTCGAGGATCTGCCCAGCCGAGATCTCAACCGGGACGAAGCCCGTGTGCTGGCGCTGGCGGTCGACCCCGGCCCCGGCCGTACGTATTGCACCAGCTGGGATTTCACCGACAAACAGGGCGGCCGCCGGCGGGTCGGATTCGTCGCTCGCACTGCCATGGAACCCACTGAAGACGGCGCCGAGCACCTTATCGCCAGGGCCATGAACCTCGTCGGGGAACTCGACCCGTCGGAGGCGCCGACCGATCTGCTGGCCCAGCGGATCCTCAAGGGTCTCTCGCAGCCGGGGGTGTACCGGGCGATCGTCGACCTCGGCAGCTGGAATCTACTGAAGTGGCTCGATGACCCGTGCCCGCACTACGACTGGCGCCAGGGTGTCCAGTTCCACCCTGCCGATAAAGGGCAGCTGGAACCGATGGCCAAGGAATTCGAAACCGGTTCGACCAGTAGGGTTTTGCGGCTTCCAGGTGTGGAAGAGGGTTGGGTGCCGATGCACGTCAGCGTCAACCGCGTCGAGTTGGACAACGGCATATTTGCCGGCCTCATCACGCTGCGGTTGCCCACCGATGCCGAACTGAGCGAGGCCAAGCTGCTGACCGCGGACGACGTCACTACATAA
- the acs gene encoding acetate--CoA ligase → MTEAHTEVLSYYPPAAEFSDKANATADLYDEAEADRLAFWATQANRLSWDTPFTEVLDWSDAPFAKWFVGGKLNVAYNCVDRHVEAGNGDRVAIHWEGEPVGDARTITYAELKDEVCKAANTLTDLGLVTGDRVAIYMPMVPEAIVAMLACARLGLMHSVVFAGFSASALRARIEDAEAKLVITTDGQYRRGAPVSLKDAVDEAVKGQPSVEHVLVVQRTGIDVNWTDGLDLWWHDTVANASPEHTPEAFDAEQPLFLLYTSGTTGKPKGIIHTSGGYLTQASYTHYNVFDIKPDSDVYWCTADIGWVTGHTYIVYGPLSNGATQVVYEGTPASPDEHRHFQVIEKYGVTIYYTAPTLIRTFMKWGRELAFQHDLSSLRLLGSVGEPINPEAWRWYRLVFGGDAAPIVDTWWQTETGAAMISPLPGVTTCKPGSAMRPLPGISAKIVDDDGNDLAPATDQGEHVTGYLVLDKPWPAMLRGIWKDPERFKETYWSRFGERGWYFAGDGARFGSDGEVWVLGRIDDVMNVSGHRISTAEVESALVGHSGVAEAAVVGASDDTTGQAICAFVILKAHHADTPTEQMVDELRAEVSKEISPIAKPREIHVVPELPKTRSGKIMRRLLRDVAEGRELGDTSTLVDPTVFEAIRASKAN, encoded by the coding sequence ATGACCGAGGCGCACACCGAAGTTCTGTCTTACTACCCGCCCGCTGCGGAGTTCTCCGACAAGGCCAATGCCACAGCCGATCTCTACGACGAGGCCGAGGCCGACCGGCTCGCCTTCTGGGCCACGCAGGCCAATCGGTTGTCGTGGGACACGCCGTTCACCGAGGTCCTCGACTGGTCCGACGCACCCTTCGCCAAGTGGTTCGTCGGCGGCAAGCTCAACGTGGCCTACAACTGTGTCGACCGGCATGTCGAGGCGGGCAACGGTGACCGGGTCGCCATCCATTGGGAGGGTGAGCCGGTCGGTGACGCCCGGACCATCACCTACGCCGAGCTCAAGGACGAGGTCTGCAAGGCGGCCAACACACTCACCGATCTTGGCCTGGTGACAGGCGACCGGGTCGCCATCTACATGCCGATGGTGCCCGAGGCGATCGTGGCCATGCTGGCGTGTGCACGCCTCGGCCTGATGCACAGCGTCGTTTTCGCCGGGTTCTCCGCGTCGGCGTTGCGCGCCAGAATCGAAGACGCCGAAGCCAAGCTCGTGATCACTACCGACGGCCAGTACCGACGCGGGGCGCCGGTGTCGCTCAAGGACGCTGTCGACGAGGCGGTCAAAGGCCAGCCTTCGGTCGAGCACGTACTTGTGGTGCAGCGCACCGGCATTGACGTGAACTGGACCGACGGCCTCGACCTGTGGTGGCACGACACCGTGGCCAATGCCTCACCGGAGCACACCCCCGAGGCCTTCGACGCCGAACAGCCGCTGTTTCTGCTCTACACCTCCGGGACCACCGGTAAGCCCAAGGGCATCATTCACACCTCCGGCGGCTACCTGACGCAGGCCTCCTACACCCACTACAACGTCTTCGACATCAAGCCGGACAGCGACGTCTATTGGTGCACAGCCGATATCGGCTGGGTTACCGGCCACACCTACATCGTCTACGGTCCGCTGTCCAACGGTGCGACTCAGGTGGTCTACGAGGGCACCCCGGCCTCCCCCGATGAACACCGCCACTTCCAGGTGATCGAAAAGTACGGTGTGACAATCTATTACACTGCGCCGACACTGATCCGGACCTTCATGAAGTGGGGTCGCGAGCTGGCCTTCCAGCACGATCTGTCCAGCCTGCGCCTACTCGGCTCGGTCGGTGAGCCCATCAACCCCGAAGCCTGGCGCTGGTACCGATTGGTGTTCGGCGGCGACGCAGCACCGATCGTCGACACCTGGTGGCAGACCGAGACAGGTGCGGCGATGATCTCGCCGCTGCCCGGCGTGACCACCTGCAAGCCCGGTTCGGCGATGCGTCCACTGCCGGGAATCTCGGCCAAGATCGTCGACGACGACGGCAACGACCTTGCGCCGGCAACCGATCAGGGCGAGCACGTCACCGGCTATCTGGTGCTGGACAAGCCGTGGCCGGCGATGCTGCGCGGCATCTGGAAAGACCCGGAGCGCTTCAAAGAGACGTACTGGTCGCGGTTCGGCGAGCGCGGCTGGTACTTCGCCGGTGACGGTGCGCGCTTCGGCAGCGACGGCGAAGTGTGGGTGCTGGGCCGCATCGACGACGTGATGAACGTGTCAGGACACCGCATTTCGACGGCCGAGGTCGAGTCGGCTCTGGTCGGTCACTCCGGTGTCGCGGAGGCCGCCGTCGTCGGCGCCAGCGACGACACCACCGGTCAGGCCATCTGCGCGTTCGTCATCCTCAAGGCGCACCACGCCGACACCCCGACCGAGCAGATGGTCGACGAGTTGCGGGCCGAGGTGTCCAAGGAGATTTCGCCGATCGCCAAGCCACGCGAAATCCACGTCGTACCAGAGCTTCCCAAGACTCGCAGCGGCAAGATCATGCGGCGGCTGCTTCGCGACGTCGCCGAGGGCCGCGAACTCGGCGACACCTCGACGCTGGTCGACCCGACGGTGTTCGAAGCGATCCGGGCCAGTAAGGCCAACTAG
- a CDS encoding DUF4244 domain-containing protein has protein sequence MAVDEAGMSTVEYAIGTIAAAAFGAILYSVVTGDSIVGALTNIINRALNTNV, from the coding sequence ATGGCGGTCGACGAGGCAGGCATGTCCACCGTCGAATACGCAATCGGGACCATCGCAGCGGCGGCATTCGGCGCCATCCTCTACAGCGTGGTCACCGGCGACTCGATCGTCGGCGCGCTGACCAACATCATCAACCGGGCACTGAACACGAACGTGTAG
- a CDS encoding TadE family type IV pilus minor pilin, translating into MAISALVVVLAVCVGGLTAVSAQVRCVDAAREAARLAARGDTAGADAVARGVAPPGAAVEFRRSGDFVEVRVSTRSRLLPGIVISAGALAAAEPDH; encoded by the coding sequence CTGGCCATCTCGGCTCTGGTGGTGGTGCTCGCGGTCTGCGTCGGTGGCCTCACGGCGGTCTCCGCACAGGTCCGCTGTGTCGACGCCGCCAGGGAGGCGGCCAGGTTGGCCGCGCGCGGGGACACGGCGGGCGCTGATGCGGTGGCCCGTGGCGTCGCGCCCCCGGGTGCGGCGGTGGAGTTCCGCAGGAGTGGCGACTTCGTCGAGGTCAGGGTCAGCACCCGATCGCGCCTTCTGCCGGGCATCGTCATCTCGGCCGGTGCTCTGGCGGCGGCCGAACCCGATCACTGA
- a CDS encoding TadA family conjugal transfer-associated ATPase: MSASLIERVRERLAAESATLRPATVAAAIRAESGGVLGDTEVLTNLRVLQTELTGAGVLEPLLRAPGTTDVLVTAPDEVWVDDGAGLRRSAVRFADEPAVRRLAQRLAVAAGRRLDDAQPWVDGQLTGLGTGQYTVRLHAVLPPVAVAGTCVSLRVLRPATQDLAALTASGAIDEQAGRLLAGIISARLAFLVSGGTGAGKTTLLAAALGAVSGNERIVCVEDAPELAPRHPHLVRLVARGANVEGIGEITLRQLVRQALRMRPDRIVVGEVRGAEVVDLLAALNTGHDGGAGTVHANSPAEVPARLEALAALGGLDRAALHSQLAAAVQVVMHVSRGRDGTRRLSEIAVLQRAEDGRVHVRSAWHIDRGFGCGADELHQAIADRGLR; this comes from the coding sequence ATGAGCGCCTCGCTGATCGAGCGGGTCCGCGAGCGGTTGGCCGCCGAGTCGGCCACCCTGCGCCCGGCGACGGTCGCCGCCGCGATCCGAGCCGAATCCGGCGGTGTGCTCGGCGACACCGAAGTGCTGACCAATCTGCGTGTGCTGCAGACCGAACTGACCGGTGCCGGTGTCCTGGAGCCGTTGCTGCGGGCGCCCGGCACCACCGACGTCCTGGTCACCGCGCCCGACGAGGTGTGGGTCGACGACGGAGCCGGATTGCGCCGCAGCGCCGTGCGTTTCGCCGACGAGCCTGCTGTCCGCCGGCTGGCCCAGCGTCTTGCGGTGGCCGCCGGCCGTCGTCTCGACGACGCCCAACCCTGGGTGGACGGTCAACTGACAGGGCTGGGCACCGGCCAGTACACGGTGCGTTTGCATGCCGTGCTGCCGCCGGTGGCGGTGGCCGGCACGTGCGTGTCGCTGCGCGTGCTCCGCCCGGCTACCCAAGACCTGGCGGCACTGACTGCATCCGGCGCGATCGACGAGCAGGCCGGCCGGCTGCTCGCCGGCATCATCAGTGCGCGGCTGGCGTTCCTGGTGTCGGGCGGCACCGGCGCCGGAAAGACAACCCTGTTGGCTGCTGCGCTGGGTGCGGTCAGCGGCAACGAACGGATCGTGTGCGTCGAGGACGCACCCGAACTGGCCCCGCGCCACCCTCATCTGGTGCGCCTGGTGGCCCGCGGCGCCAACGTCGAGGGCATCGGCGAAATCACTCTGCGACAACTCGTGCGCCAGGCCTTGCGAATGCGGCCGGATCGCATCGTCGTCGGCGAGGTGCGCGGGGCCGAGGTAGTCGACCTGCTCGCCGCCCTCAACACCGGCCACGACGGCGGGGCAGGAACAGTTCATGCCAACAGTCCCGCCGAGGTGCCTGCCCGGCTCGAGGCACTGGCCGCCCTCGGCGGCCTCGACCGTGCCGCGCTGCACAGCCAGCTCGCCGCAGCCGTTCAGGTGGTGATGCATGTCAGCCGAGGCCGTGACGGCACACGCAGGCTCAGCGAGATCGCGGTATTGCAGCGCGCCGAGGACGGCCGGGTCCACGTGCGGTCGGCATGGCACATAGACCGCGGATTCGGTTGCGGAGCAGACGAATTACACCAGGCTATCGCCGATCGAGGGTTGCGGTGA
- a CDS encoding oxidoreductase codes for MTDLLAPLLDLPGVADAAEAAREALAKAHRHRTNLRNWPVTAAESAIRGARSSSALDGGAVQLDGSGVEPNDPVLAGALRVGQALEGGTTTLVGVWQRAPLQALARLHALAAADLTDSDRLGRPRQDPEVAARLDLVTRLVTGASGAPAPVLAAVVHGELLALAPFGSADGVIARAVSRLVTIATGLDPHGLGVPEVYWMRRAEDYRSAAHAFSSGSHEGVADWLLMSCAALEDGAREALSIAEAATK; via the coding sequence GTGACTGACCTGCTTGCGCCACTGCTCGACCTGCCGGGGGTGGCCGACGCCGCCGAGGCCGCCCGCGAGGCGCTGGCCAAAGCCCATCGGCATCGCACGAATCTGCGGAACTGGCCGGTGACGGCCGCCGAATCGGCGATCCGCGGCGCGCGCTCCTCGTCGGCTCTCGACGGTGGCGCCGTGCAGTTGGACGGCTCCGGCGTCGAGCCCAACGATCCGGTGCTGGCCGGTGCCCTGCGGGTCGGTCAGGCACTGGAGGGCGGGACCACCACACTGGTCGGGGTGTGGCAGCGCGCACCGTTGCAGGCGCTGGCACGCCTGCACGCGCTGGCCGCCGCAGACCTGACCGACTCCGACCGCCTCGGCAGGCCACGACAGGACCCCGAGGTGGCCGCCCGCCTCGACCTCGTCACGCGACTGGTCACCGGAGCCAGCGGCGCCCCGGCGCCGGTACTCGCGGCCGTGGTCCACGGCGAGCTGTTGGCGCTGGCCCCGTTCGGCAGTGCTGACGGCGTCATCGCCCGCGCGGTGTCGCGGCTGGTCACCATCGCCACCGGGCTCGACCCACACGGTCTCGGGGTGCCCGAGGTGTACTGGATGCGCCGCGCCGAGGACTACCGTTCGGCGGCGCACGCGTTCAGTTCCGGCAGCCACGAGGGTGTGGCCGACTGGCTGCTGATGAGCTGCGCGGCGCTGGAAGACGGTGCGCGAGAAGCATTGTCGATCGCCGAGGCCGCTACGAAGTAG
- a CDS encoding Rv3654c family TadE-like protein, with amino-acid sequence MLIAVLVVIALAGVQLGGAVVARHRAQAAADLAALAAAAALPEGPAAACRQALAVTGAMGAVLQGCGVDHLDVVLTVGLGRARAVARAGPVM; translated from the coding sequence TTGCTGATCGCCGTGCTGGTGGTGATCGCGCTCGCGGGGGTGCAACTGGGCGGCGCCGTGGTGGCCAGGCACCGGGCCCAGGCGGCGGCCGACCTCGCCGCCCTGGCAGCGGCGGCCGCACTACCGGAGGGACCTGCCGCCGCATGCAGACAGGCGCTCGCCGTGACCGGTGCGATGGGTGCGGTGCTGCAGGGCTGCGGCGTCGACCATCTCGACGTGGTCCTCACGGTGGGCCTCGGGCGGGCGCGGGCCGTGGCGCGGGCAGGGCCGGTTATGTAG
- a CDS encoding HAD-IB family hydrolase — MAQRRTYPGPVTDAPRAATQLTPAQRSTRPGIAPRTAAFFDLDKTVIAKSSTLAFSKPFFNQGLLNRRAVLTSSYAQFLFLMSGADHDQMDRMRSYVTSMCAGWDVEQVKAIVNETLHDIVDPLVFAEAAELIADHRHCGRDVVIVSASGEEIVAPIARALGATHAMATRMVVQDGKYTGEVAFYCYGDAKAAAIRELAALEGYPLEHCYAYSDSSTDLPMLDEVGHPHAVNPDRALRKEAAARDWPVLTFSRPVPLRDRISAPSGAAVATSAALGISALAAGALTYSVLRRLTF; from the coding sequence ATTGCCCAACGGCGCACCTATCCTGGGCCTGTGACCGACGCTCCGCGGGCCGCCACCCAGCTAACACCCGCACAGCGCAGCACCAGGCCGGGCATCGCACCCCGCACCGCGGCGTTCTTCGATCTCGACAAGACCGTGATTGCCAAGTCAAGCACGCTCGCTTTCAGCAAACCCTTCTTCAATCAAGGACTGCTCAACCGGCGTGCCGTCCTCACATCCAGCTACGCCCAGTTTCTGTTCCTGATGTCGGGTGCCGACCACGACCAGATGGACCGGATGCGCTCCTATGTGACCAGCATGTGCGCCGGCTGGGACGTCGAGCAGGTGAAGGCGATCGTCAACGAGACGCTGCACGACATCGTCGACCCGCTGGTTTTCGCCGAGGCAGCCGAGCTGATCGCCGACCATCGGCACTGCGGGCGCGACGTCGTGATCGTGTCAGCCTCCGGTGAGGAGATCGTCGCCCCGATCGCCCGCGCCCTTGGGGCCACCCACGCGATGGCCACCCGGATGGTGGTGCAGGACGGCAAGTACACCGGCGAGGTCGCGTTCTACTGCTACGGCGACGCCAAGGCCGCTGCGATCCGCGAACTGGCCGCCCTGGAGGGCTACCCCCTGGAGCACTGCTACGCGTACTCCGACTCGTCCACCGACCTGCCCATGCTCGACGAGGTGGGCCACCCGCATGCGGTGAACCCCGATCGCGCGCTGCGCAAGGAGGCCGCGGCCCGGGACTGGCCGGTGCTCACGTTCTCCCGGCCGGTGCCCTTGCGGGACCGGATCTCGGCGCCGTCGGGTGCGGCCGTCGCCACGTCGGCGGCTCTGGGGATCAGCGCGCTGGCCGCCGGCGCCCTCACGTACTCGGTGTTACGGCGCTTGACGTTCTAG
- a CDS encoding helix-turn-helix domain-containing protein, with protein MDAKSLGEFVRAARLRARLSGAELADAISHSLTWLYRLENGQRATPTAAALEAISTACDLSPWEMRYLFMLAELQPPPAAGFGSQPLGEYVERLSEPASWISPEGSCYWNAEWRRLFKESERHQDIANWHFNNPVARQIIHNWEEVADWWVSAGRLRMAQDSHDPMLAYTLRRNLENPDFRQRWEQQVIPFDPSARIWVVRDLDRDLLRRIHIQIWRHPHIPGALVIGFPLDGPAPSSPLPD; from the coding sequence ATGGACGCGAAGAGTCTCGGGGAATTCGTCAGAGCGGCGCGACTGCGCGCCAGGTTGTCCGGCGCGGAGCTCGCCGATGCGATCAGTCACAGCCTGACCTGGTTGTACCGGCTCGAGAACGGTCAGCGAGCCACCCCTACCGCCGCTGCGCTGGAGGCCATTTCGACCGCATGCGATTTGTCGCCGTGGGAGATGCGGTACCTGTTCATGCTCGCGGAACTGCAGCCGCCGCCGGCGGCCGGCTTCGGCAGCCAGCCGTTGGGCGAGTACGTCGAGCGGCTGTCGGAGCCCGCTTCATGGATCTCGCCCGAAGGCAGCTGCTACTGGAATGCAGAGTGGCGCCGCCTCTTCAAGGAGTCCGAACGTCACCAGGACATCGCGAACTGGCACTTCAACAACCCCGTGGCCCGGCAGATCATCCACAACTGGGAAGAAGTCGCCGACTGGTGGGTGTCGGCGGGGCGTTTGCGCATGGCGCAGGATAGCCACGATCCGATGTTGGCCTACACGCTGCGGCGCAATCTCGAGAATCCGGACTTCCGACAGCGCTGGGAGCAGCAAGTCATTCCGTTCGATCCGTCCGCCCGCATCTGGGTTGTGCGTGATCTCGACCGCGACCTGCTGCGGCGCATCCACATCCAGATCTGGCGGCACCCGCACATCCCGGGCGCGCTGGTGATCGGCTTCCCGTTGGACGGGCCTGCCCCGTCATCCCCACTCCCGGATTGA
- the ssd gene encoding septum site-determining protein Ssd encodes MLTLLDDIEMRELCARAAAAAGLRAVQPSASVTRKTWLAARAVVLDEDAARRCERAGLPRRAAIILVAAGDPLPSTWTAAMGVGAQHLCALPAQEDQLVRHLSEAAEAEQENPAGGRLIAVTGGRGGAGASIFAATLALVAAEALLVDLDPWSGGIDLLLGAESATGLRWPDLSLQSGRLSWAAVRDALPTQRGVTLLSGNRSGHDMDAGPVEAVLDAGRRGGVTVVCDVPRRTTPAATSAMECADLVLAVTTCDVRGVAAMSARAAILRAANPNVGLVVRGPSPGGLRAAEVAEVTRLPLLAAMRPEPMLAERLENGGLRLGRRSPLAAAARHVLEALRRGPGVRAA; translated from the coding sequence GTGCTGACCCTGCTCGATGACATCGAGATGCGCGAGCTCTGCGCCCGGGCCGCAGCCGCGGCGGGCTTGCGGGCCGTGCAGCCGTCGGCCTCGGTCACCCGCAAGACCTGGCTGGCCGCGAGGGCTGTCGTACTCGACGAAGACGCCGCGCGCCGCTGCGAGCGGGCGGGGCTGCCGCGTCGCGCCGCGATCATCCTGGTCGCCGCCGGCGACCCGCTGCCCTCCACCTGGACGGCGGCCATGGGCGTGGGGGCACAGCACCTGTGTGCACTTCCCGCCCAGGAGGACCAGCTGGTGCGCCACCTCTCCGAAGCTGCGGAGGCCGAGCAGGAGAACCCTGCGGGCGGCCGGTTGATCGCGGTGACCGGCGGCCGGGGCGGGGCCGGTGCTTCGATCTTCGCTGCCACCCTTGCCCTCGTCGCCGCCGAGGCGCTGCTGGTAGACCTCGATCCATGGAGCGGCGGTATCGATCTGCTGCTGGGGGCTGAGTCCGCCACCGGACTGCGCTGGCCCGATCTGAGCCTGCAGAGCGGTCGGTTGAGTTGGGCGGCGGTGCGCGACGCGCTGCCCACCCAGCGGGGTGTCACCCTGCTGTCCGGGAACCGGTCGGGCCACGACATGGATGCCGGACCGGTCGAAGCGGTACTCGACGCCGGCCGGCGCGGCGGAGTCACCGTGGTCTGCGACGTTCCGCGCCGGACGACCCCGGCGGCCACCTCGGCCATGGAATGCGCCGACCTCGTGCTAGCGGTCACCACCTGCGATGTGCGCGGTGTTGCCGCGATGTCGGCGCGGGCGGCGATACTGCGCGCGGCCAATCCGAATGTCGGCCTGGTGGTCCGGGGTCCGTCCCCGGGTGGCTTGCGGGCCGCCGAGGTCGCCGAGGTCACCCGGCTACCGCTGCTGGCAGCGATGCGTCCCGAGCCGATGCTGGCCGAGCGTCTCGAGAACGGTGGGCTCCGGCTGGGCCGGCGTTCACCGCTTGCCGCCGCCGCTCGCCACGTGCTCGAGGCATTGCGCCGCGGTCCGGGAGTGCGGGCGGCATGA